From Nicotiana tabacum cultivar K326 chromosome 22, ASM71507v2, whole genome shotgun sequence, one genomic window encodes:
- the LOC142176009 gene encoding uncharacterized protein LOC142176009 has protein sequence MANEAKEVYFERNIIVSDEDLLLHRKLNIEQKMAYDVILQRVFANKSGAFFIDGHGGSGKTFLYCDLLETFSCNIIKQSSLESLIHDAKLIVWDEVSMVKKNMIESLDSLLKDITDTNVLFGGKVVVFGGDFRQTLPMDRSGKKGDFIWQSILNSKIWNELEKLRLSENMRAKTDPSFCEYLMRIGNGK, from the exons ATGGCAAATGAAGCGAAGGAAGTATATTTCGAAAGAAACATCATTGTGAGTGATGAAGATTTACTGTTGCATAGAAAATTAAATATAGAACAGAAAATGGCATACGACGTAATCCTTCAGAGAGTATTTGCTAACAAATCAGGAGCATTTTTTATTGATGGTCATGGAGGAAGTGGTAAGACATTCTTATATTGTGACTTATTAGAAACT TTTTCTTGCAATATCATTAAGCAAAGCTCATTGGAGTCTTTGATCCACGATGCAAAATTAATTGTGTGGGATGAAGTATCCATGGTTAAGAAAAACATGATTGAATCTTTAGATTCTCTTTTGAAAGATATAACAGACACAAATGTACTTTTTGGTGGAAAAGTTGTTGTATTTGGAGGAGATTTTAGACAAACTCTTCCTATGGATCGAAGTGGAAAAAAGGGAGACTTCATTTGGCAAAGTATACTGAACTCCAAAATATGGAATGAACTTGAAAAACTTCGTTTATCAGAGAATATGCGTGCGAAAACTGATCCTTCTTTCTGTGAATATTTGATGCGAATTGGAAATGGAAAATAA